A genomic window from Oceanobacillus timonensis includes:
- the sucC gene encoding ADP-forming succinate--CoA ligase subunit beta, with protein sequence MNIHEYQGKQVLREFGVNVPDGHVAYSVDEAVEAAEKLGSSVTVVKAQIHAGGRGKAGGVKVAKSLEEVRTYADEILGKTLVTHQNGPDGTEVKRLLIEEGCDIQREYYVGVVLDRATSKVVMMASEEGGTEIEEVAEATPEKIFKEVIDPVVGLSPYQARRLAFNINIPDELLGKAVKFMTALYDAFVAKDCSIAEINPLVTTGDNEVLALDAKLNFDDNALYRQSDIADLRDLAEEDEKEIQASKYDLSYVSLDGNIGCMVNGAGLAMSTMDIIKHYGGDPANFLDVGGGATTEKVTEAFKIILSDKNVKGIFVNIFGGIMKCDVIAEGVVEATKQMGLTIPLVVRLEGTNVERGKEILDESGLNITSASSMADGAEKIVAAVK encoded by the coding sequence ATGAACATTCATGAGTACCAAGGTAAACAAGTTTTACGAGAATTTGGTGTAAACGTTCCCGACGGTCATGTAGCTTATTCCGTTGACGAAGCTGTAGAAGCAGCAGAGAAGCTTGGGTCGTCTGTAACCGTTGTCAAAGCGCAAATCCATGCTGGCGGGCGCGGAAAAGCCGGCGGTGTAAAGGTTGCAAAGAGCCTGGAGGAAGTTCGTACATATGCGGATGAAATTTTAGGAAAGACCCTTGTAACACATCAAAATGGCCCTGATGGCACAGAAGTAAAACGTTTACTTATTGAAGAAGGCTGTGATATTCAGCGTGAATATTACGTAGGGGTAGTTCTTGATCGCGCTACATCCAAAGTTGTTATGATGGCGTCTGAAGAAGGCGGCACAGAAATAGAAGAAGTGGCAGAAGCAACACCAGAAAAAATCTTTAAAGAAGTGATTGATCCGGTTGTTGGTCTATCACCATATCAAGCTAGAAGACTAGCTTTTAATATTAATATCCCGGATGAATTGCTGGGGAAAGCAGTTAAATTTATGACGGCGCTTTATGATGCTTTTGTTGCCAAAGATTGCTCTATCGCAGAAATCAATCCGCTTGTAACAACTGGCGATAATGAAGTGCTTGCATTGGATGCAAAATTAAATTTTGATGATAACGCCTTGTATCGTCAATCGGATATAGCCGATTTGCGTGATTTGGCCGAAGAAGATGAGAAAGAAATTCAAGCTTCTAAATATGACTTAAGCTATGTTTCCTTAGATGGAAATATCGGATGTATGGTAAATGGCGCCGGTTTGGCAATGTCTACAATGGACATTATTAAGCATTATGGCGGCGATCCGGCAAACTTCCTTGATGTAGGGGGCGGTGCTACAACCGAGAAAGTAACAGAAGCATTTAAAATTATTCTTTCCGATAAAAATGTAAAAGGGATTTTTGTAAACATTTTCGGTGGAATTATGAAGTGTGATGTCATCGCTGAAGGTGTTGTGGAAGCAACAAAACAAATGGGACTAACGATTCCGTTGGTTGTTCGCTTGGAAGGCACAAACGTAGAGCGGGGTAAAGAAATTCTAGATGAATCAGGTCTGAATATTACCTCTGCATCTTCTATGGCAGATGGCGCAGAAAAAATTGTTGCTGCCGTAAAATAA
- a CDS encoding EscU/YscU/HrcU family type III secretion system export apparatus switch protein, producing MNEKRKKAVALSYEQRMEEAPRVAAAGKGFLAEEIIERAEEHHIPIVDDPSLVEVLSELNINEQIPEELFQVVSEVFAFIYRADKQTGKANK from the coding sequence ATGAATGAGAAACGGAAAAAAGCAGTTGCTTTAAGCTATGAGCAGCGTATGGAAGAAGCACCACGAGTTGCCGCCGCAGGGAAAGGCTTCCTGGCTGAAGAAATCATCGAACGGGCGGAGGAGCATCACATACCGATAGTGGATGACCCGTCCTTAGTAGAAGTGCTGTCGGAATTAAACATCAATGAACAGATTCCGGAAGAACTGTTCCAAGTCGTTTCAGAAGTATTTGCCTTTATCTATCGGGCAGATAAACAAACCGGAAAAGCGAACAAATGA
- the dprA gene encoding DNA-processing protein DprA produces the protein MNYHFNRLDFIHLCRCRYATRSFIRKWVRVDPDLKKIYQISSSELSQIIRIPQKKAQLLLKDLHNLQRKQKILEESRAFHIITIVDEYYPVMLNTIKDAPLVLYGAGNVDLLTKQPALSVIGTRNPSKEAFEKLALAITPIIDSKWVIVSGMARGVDSMAHRLTLQRQGNTIAVLGSGFHSVYPREHQKLYQEMVKKGLVLSEYPPDTPPQKYHFPERNRIISGLAMGTLVIEAMKKSGTMITVDQALDQGRDVFAVPGNPLIKQCTGCNEIIQNGAKLIQSAEDIYTEWNYYFQKFNK, from the coding sequence TTGAACTATCACTTTAATCGGTTAGACTTCATTCATCTCTGCCGCTGTCGTTATGCGACACGTTCTTTTATCCGCAAATGGGTACGGGTGGATCCGGACCTGAAAAAGATTTACCAAATCTCTTCATCTGAATTGTCACAAATTATTCGAATTCCTCAGAAAAAAGCACAACTCCTCTTGAAAGACCTTCATAATCTCCAACGAAAACAAAAGATATTGGAAGAGTCAAGAGCGTTCCATATCATCACAATAGTTGACGAATATTACCCTGTTATGTTAAATACAATTAAAGACGCACCGCTCGTTTTATATGGTGCGGGAAACGTAGACTTATTAACAAAACAGCCGGCACTAAGCGTAATCGGTACTAGGAATCCATCGAAAGAAGCATTTGAAAAACTTGCACTTGCGATAACGCCTATAATTGATTCGAAATGGGTTATTGTTAGCGGAATGGCTAGAGGCGTTGACAGTATGGCGCACCGACTGACATTACAACGCCAGGGAAATACGATTGCAGTTCTGGGCAGCGGTTTTCATTCTGTTTATCCTAGAGAACATCAGAAACTATATCAAGAGATGGTAAAGAAAGGACTCGTTCTTTCCGAATATCCGCCTGATACACCGCCTCAAAAATATCATTTTCCTGAAAGAAACCGGATTATAAGCGGTTTGGCAATGGGAACGTTAGTGATTGAAGCGATGAAAAAAAGCGGCACAATGATTACAGTAGATCAGGCTCTTGACCAGGGTAGAGATGTTTTTGCAGTGCCGGGTAATCCGCTTATAAAACAGTGCACAGGTTGTAATGAAATCATTCAAAATGGTGCTAAATTAATCCAATCTGCGGAAGATATTTACACAGAATGGAATTATTATTTTCAAAAGTTCAATAAATAG
- the sucD gene encoding succinate--CoA ligase subunit alpha — MSVYVNKDTKVIVQGITGGTARFHTKQMLDYGTQIVGGVTPKKAGTEVEGVPVFNTVEDAVKATGATASVIYVPAPFAADAILEATDAELDLVICITEHIPVMDMVKVKRYMEGKKTRLVGPNCPGVITADETKIGIMPGYIHKKGHIGVVSRSGTLTYEAVHQLSEAGYGQTTAVGIGGDPVNGTNFIDVLDAFNNDPETEAVIMIGEIGGTAEEEAAEWIKANMTKPVVGFIGGATAPPGKRMGHAGAIISGGKGTAEEKIRIMESCGIKVAATPAVMGETMIEALTEKGLQEKCKTH, encoded by the coding sequence ATGAGTGTTTATGTAAATAAAGATACAAAAGTAATAGTCCAAGGAATTACAGGTGGAACAGCGCGTTTCCATACAAAACAAATGCTGGACTATGGGACTCAAATTGTTGGTGGTGTGACACCGAAAAAAGCGGGGACAGAAGTAGAAGGCGTTCCTGTCTTTAATACTGTGGAAGATGCTGTAAAAGCTACTGGAGCAACTGCATCGGTTATCTATGTACCGGCTCCGTTTGCCGCTGATGCGATTTTGGAAGCAACAGATGCAGAGCTTGATTTAGTAATCTGTATTACAGAGCACATTCCAGTGATGGATATGGTAAAAGTAAAACGTTATATGGAAGGCAAGAAAACACGTCTTGTCGGCCCTAACTGCCCTGGTGTAATCACTGCAGATGAAACAAAAATTGGTATTATGCCTGGATATATTCATAAAAAAGGACATATCGGAGTTGTTTCCCGTTCTGGTACCCTAACCTATGAAGCAGTTCATCAATTATCAGAAGCTGGTTATGGACAAACAACAGCTGTTGGTATTGGTGGCGACCCTGTTAATGGGACAAACTTTATTGATGTATTAGATGCATTTAATAATGATCCGGAAACAGAAGCAGTTATCATGATTGGTGAAATCGGCGGTACTGCGGAAGAAGAAGCTGCTGAGTGGATCAAAGCGAACATGACAAAACCAGTCGTTGGATTTATCGGCGGAGCAACGGCGCCTCCAGGAAAACGGATGGGCCACGCAGGTGCGATTATCTCCGGCGGAAAAGGTACAGCAGAAGAAAAAATCCGCATTATGGAATCTTGCGGTATTAAAGTAGCTGCTACACCTGCTGTGATGGGAGAAACAATGATTGAAGCATTAACAGAAAAAGGCTTGCAGGAAAAATGTAAAACACACTAA